TAGGCAATATTGAAAGTATTATGTCATGTAAGTGAAGATAACTAATCCTTGTTTGCTCTCCCCTAATCCTTTCCATGGGAATGACATTGGCAAAGGAGAGGAGGCCTAGAAGGGTGCTGAGCCTGTGTACCTCTTCAACCGTAAACAGCACTTTGCATGCACACGACACTTGATCTGCTCTATTCAAATCATACCTTCATCTTGGCAATCTTCCTCCCTAACATTCAGTGCACTCTGAAGTTCAAATATGGTGGAGGATATGTACAGTACGAGGGAAATTAATTTGGGTTGGAACTTAGCTTTCACTTGTATTACGCCGTCATAAAATGAGTTCATATACGATTAGAGATACGTTATTGTTTTGCGGCATGTTTTCCTTCATGACACGTCTTTAGTTAAAtttgttattgatttattattagtTTCGTTATATTTCACATACTTATTTTGTAGTGAGATGCTTAAGTGAAGTGAACCTAAATATGCGAACCCAAGTTTACGTGACACCGATGTGGGAGGAGGTCGGCGTCAGAGCGGCCAAGGTGAACCTCATGGAACGAAACCTGGTGATCGGAACCTGCAAGTGCCTGGTGAGCATGTGCATGGCCTTCATTCTGATGACAGCATACTTGAGATGCGAGGAATGAGCCACCCGCATGATGGCTGCCTCACCTTGGCTAGACGGAAACACTTGAGTGCCTTAATTTCTGTGTCCGTGGATCGACGCCCGCACGAGCATGCACCCGTATCTTATGGATTCACTTTCTGATTTCGCTTACCAGCATCGACAGTTTGCTTTTTGCTTCAAAATAGTGACAAGGGAGAGTATAGAAAAATTTGACATGTACGTACAAGTATAATGTAATCATCCATAAAAATAACGAACTACACAGTGGATCCAAAACTTCTTTACATGATACCCGCATTTTTATTCTAATAACAGATAACTTACTCACCCTCTTCGCCCTGCTACGTGTGGGCAGGTCGGAGGAGTGTTGAGATAAATCAGCAAACAGCATCAGTGTAGCAGATATGAGTGCCAAATACGAAACATTAGAAGAGCTACAAAACGGAATCGGATCATCGCTAGAATCAAAATTATGTAGTCTACACACATGTTACGACAAATACCTGTTACATGAGAACACGCAGAAGTTGCAAGAATCCATCAAGCCTACATTCAGCATCCATTGTCACTATATTATTTTACTTGCATGTTTTTCAAACTGTTTTTTTAGACTCCCCGTATACCTTCATGCATCTCTACAGAGACGCGCTCCCCTGTCACCAGTGAGGAAATCACCATCTGTTCTACCGCATCAAAGACATATTGTAAGTATGTTGCACTTTGTAACTTACATAACTCTCCGAAGAATACCTTGGCATGATGATTAGTGAAAATATCTCAGCAGAAGTAACatcaaaacaatgaaataagaaaatgtgtgtgtgaggacgGGAGACTGACTTGTCGAGAAGGCAACAAGGGTGCACATACAGACAAAAGCAGAAAGTAATCGCTCGCTTCCATGTAGCCCCACACATTCAGCTGCAGTGTTGCATTCTGCTCATCAGtctaaaattgatgaaataatTCAAATGAGCATCGTTTTAAGTCTGGTATGATAGATATGTTTTTAACTGATTCTGCCTGTTTTAAATCGtaatgagataaataaatagataaacgacTCATTCATTCTACTAAAATCAAACAGCAATCGACCATATCATTAAAATTCGGAAAATTCAGTTCTTAAAACCAAGCCTCTTTAATggttacaagcttccaatggcGCATGCATTACACTCTTTAATGGAGTGGATTTATGAGAGATTCCACTCATACTGCtcgaccatatatatatatatatatatatatatatatatatatatatatatatatatatatatatatatatatatatatatatatatatacctttgtATTGCAACACTCCAAGAGCTAATGGCGCCTTCCCTCTGCCTTAAGAGGCGTGACGTCAGTAGAAATTTAAGAACCGagacgcattctctctctctctctctctctctctctctctctctctctctctctctctctctctctctctctctctctctctctctctctctctctctctctctctctctctctctctctctctctcaccttatttGTTAatctatgctgctgctgcttttctcTGATTTCAGCAGGAAAAGAGTCACTGCTCCAGTTTCAACTGCTGATGGCGCGATACTTCAGACGAAAGCCAATGTCATTACTACCTTCATCAGAATAGAATACAACACGAAATATGTTGTTTTCAATCTTGTACATGCTGTGGTGGGCCGAGGGAGCGAAACCACACAGTTTGTCTCCactggaaaacaaaataacttgatgaaagggaaagtgtgggtgattaaaatagtgaggattggccattaatcttctggtaGACCcattctaatgtcaataaaatgttttgatcgtacacaaatctcatagcaaaaatgtgtcccagtactgaaggggttaaaaacgtATTCATAATTATACAGTTATCACAATATTTAGTATGTTACATGCAGATGACGGAGATGTTGGCATCTTCTTACGTTGGTACAGCTGGATCCCATATTCTCACATAATCACAGCTGCACGAAGCACAATCCTCAATTCCGAAATATTCCCAGGAAAATTCTGGTTTTGTTCCCTCGGGCAGTCTCACTTCCCAGGAACAGAAGGTACGGTCAAGGTAGGGCGGAACTCTGGTTGGAGCTAAAGAGCCACTACTTCCGTACACAACTGGAATAATGGAAGAAAGTTATGCTAGTCAGTAGGCACACAGGGCCACGATGGATTCAAGGATATTTATTAGAAGTGttgtttaaacacacacacacacacacacacacacacacacacacacacacacacacacacacacacacacacacacacacacacacacacacacacacacacacacacacacacacacacacacacacacacacacacacacacacacacacacacacacacacacacacacacacacacacacacacacacacacacacacacacacacacacacacatagacatacaaacacacacacacacacacacacacacacacacacacacacacacacacacacacacacacacacacacacctgtgtcTACTCCGCATAGCCACGGATCAGCGTCATTGTGGAGAGTGTTTGCTCGTCCGCTATCTGTTGGTAGAGATATTGTGCTTTGATAGacgttttctacttttttttatgtacgaggCAAAAcagaccaagggcaacaaaaattgtgaTTATAAAAGGCCAGCTGAGATGTTAGTCCCCAAACAATTCAATAGAAATATATACGTCAGAAGGGAACTCCGAGGCTGGTATAGGAGTCAtaattcttttcaattttcaatTTTACGTGAAGAATCTATGCGTTGCTAGATGcaagtagttttgtgtgaaggaaaagagtttGTCTTTAAGAGGGCAGGCTATGACtgccccttgtgttgtgagacacaaaggaaatgTTCAGAGAGGtaacaactagctttaatggtaaGTCCGCAGCACTCCCTGagccagtgctattagaccttaCTGGGTGTAACTATCGTTTTGACAGGTGTCTACTGCCTTTTCCTTTCGCAgcaaaaacatgtaaaaaactCACTTTGTTGTTTAATTCTTACCCGGTTGTTCCTGGACAACGGCAGGAGTTCGGGTATTCACTGTTTGAAATTCATTGATTGCTTCATTGATCTTCTCCTGCAATTGATTTTCAGCATTCGAATACAAGTCTTGTATTTCGCTTATCGCATTATTCTTCATCATCTGCAACTCCTGCAACCAAGATTCACCTGCAAATCAGTTTAGCCAATCAATCAACAGGAAACAACATCGCTGCACGTATATCCACAGTATCTTTGTATTCCATTTCTGATTATGTCTAATTCAATTACTTACGTGAAACATGACTGGAAGAAGACTCATTCAACAATTTCAGTAAGGTTATTTGGTTGATCACAACGGACATTGCCAGGTCATACTGGTCAACGTTCAGAGCTGGGTAGTCCTGTTTGGCAAAGGTTGGGTATccttccactaccatcaccgccaccatcacagcCAAGAGGGAAAGGATTGGGGCAGCTTTCAAGTACATGACTCCTTACTTACTCTAGACTCTAGAGAGACTGCCGCCACCAGCAGCAGCGTCCGCTGTGAACTCCCAGGAGATGCCACTCACTACATTACGCTGCTATAATATTGCTGGtccatttatcattatcatttttcccgttgttgttgttgttgttgttgttgttgttaatacaaaaaaataatgatattgttattatcattattactattattattactattattattattattattattattattattattattattattattattattattattattattattattattattattattattattattattattattattattattattattattattattattattattattattattattattattattattattattattattattattattattattatattattattattattattattattattattattattattattattattattattattgttattattattgccataataaatattactgttgttaatgctgttgttgtaattgttattgttattgtgtggctacattatgaaaaaagatatagcaagaataagaaggaacCTCCGGAAACGAACTGTTGAATTCTTATCTCCATCTAAAACAGCTGGGAAGTCAGGAGTTCTGAATCTTCTACGACAATTTTCCTTACACCGTCCTGCAGTTCCTAGATTTGTACCATGGCCTTATCGGTCAGTGTATGTGTGGGTTTGACATGTGGGACGCGGCTCCACTCATAccacagagagggagaaagagaggtcgggtgagagtgtgtgtgtgtgtgtgtgtgtgtgtgtgtgtctttcaacCTATAATTGTCTCTCTCGAGCAGTAAATTAAAGCTGAGCAAGCCATTATGAAGAGCGGAAATATTCAAACTATCAATTTTCAAGCTCGACCGTTGtaacaaaaggaacaaaaatacaATCATAAGGATCAGTAGCCAAGAGAGAACCAGAAAGGGTTCAAGCTTAAAAAAATTAGGTTtaaaggaaaagatgggaaggtatctccctactcctcctcatcctgtttCCCCACCCACCTTCAGGTTTAAtgagctattattattactctttctcctcttcctcctacccatctgtatcttctcttcatcttcatttattattctccatccttttcttacccggtctccttttcttttccctctctccatctcccatcttccccgtcccatcctcctcctcctcctcctcctcctcccctcctcctcctcctcctcctcctcctccccagctgATCAGCTTTAATTCCTCCTTCAATGTTGTCTTTCTATGCAATATTTACCAAgcaatacaggaaaaaaaagagacaatatttagtttagtttaccATTTCAATTCTTGTTTTCTATGTAATATTTACGAGGCGTCAGAGCAGGACAATATTTACTTTAGTTTCCCTTTTAAAACTTTTACATGGAGCAATTAACAGTAATGCAAGCAATATTTGGAGTATTCTTAAGGGTTTACAAGACGGAATGACATAAAAGAGAGTACATTTAGACATATATCTCAGAATGACCAACGATTAATGAAATGACACTGGATTTTAGGGGTGATTTAGtgattgtagtgacagattaacagcatTTCAGCATTATTGACTGGAAAAAGACTCTGTTAAGGGTTCCCATTCAAGTAGCAAGAGTTTCTAGCGGCGTTTTAATGGTTCTAATCATATATAGAAGATTCATGCATTATGGAGAGGAGAAACATACTTTTGAAAGGGTTCTAGTTCAATCGTCACTGGTCTTAGGatcttatggttctagtgacagatgaatGTGGAATTCGCAgtatttacttaaaaaaaaaaaagatcaggtaGATATGACCTTACTGAGTGGAAGTGTGCGAGGCGAATTACGGGAGGAAGgtttaaaaaaatcaataaatagtatATCAAGACAACTAATGATGCGCTACATGCACTCACAATGACAACTGATGGTCGTGtttgtcctggcgtggatatcagtcccatacacacacatacaccagcgTGAGCAAAGATAACACACATATCACCATAGCGGAAGCCTGCAATCTATGAGGCAAACCCACATACTCACACATGTCACCTCATATCTTCCGTCCTCTCCAACAACTAGATTAAAACGGTACTGCTTTCCATCCCCGCCATTTCTccttccactcactctctctgatAACATATAACTCCAGAACCTCACGGCATATAGGTAtcatttcctctcactcctgACAGTGCGCcgagaagggatgaaggagacAAGCAAAAAATGATATATAAGCATAATCCATCAACACACCATCTTAATTACGCTTCCACAGTGCCACTTTGCTTAATAAAATGATTATTAAATCCATGAATACGAGACAGATATGAATAATTATACAGTAGAGAGGTGTGCCCTTCCTTCTCGCCTTGCACAACACGCCACGGTGACGGGCTAAGCAGATTACGAAGAAAATCTAACATAACGACAGAATCACAACACCAACGGacacaaacccacaaaacacacaaaaacaccaaaaaaacacgtCAAAAAACCGTCAAAACCTCAGAAGACTCCAGAACACCTTGCTGCTCTCTTATCAGAGGGAAGCAGTCCTGTCCAGTCACGAATCAAAATAAATTTACTAATATCTCCATAAATATATAACAATACATAACACAGATGAATACTTTCGCACACAATTGTTCTGCCTTACCTTCCCTTGCTTCTCACAACATGGTAGACTGAGACGATACATGGTTCacgaagaaaatgtagaaataagATATATCCGAAGACTTAATGATAAGGTTGGTCTCCTCCCCGCCATGACAACTTGTGTAAcgctaaaacaataaaaacacagcttagtaaatacataataaaagcTCTCAATTTTTCACACAgctgtttttaccttttttttctttatttataccttGTGGGTTTTTCATGGGAACTTATGGGTTAAAGagggtacttttttggggtacctcctatctcaaagcccaccggcTTGGAAATCcttgctccgagtgaggaagccagcctacactcggaccgtggacaggattcgaacccacgcgcttggagaccctcggacccccaatgcatgcatggttccactgtaccacggcggccccatgtacgtccttgtttcttcttcctcctcacaacACATTATGATGAACGAATGGCTGTAATGGTAAAAATTTAGTCCTAAATCCAAGTCCCGGTCTTAGTCTAGATATGCTGAGAGGAATTAAATAGCCACAGTATGAAATGTTGTAAGAGCAAAACCGTAAAATCTTGTATTTCTCAATTTTTAGTAAATAGTGGaatctttttacattttcttttaatgaaataaaaaaaaaaattatatatatcacaTATTTTGTAAAGATATGAGCGCAtaaatttgtgtgtatgtataagaAAATTCCATCAAGCGCAATGCGTATGTAATCTGTCTCAATGTTTACGGCCTTAAGCCCAGCTGGGATGAACTGACCTGCTCCTCCCACTAAGTAGAggctcatttccttcccttatttcatTGGtagagaggagatgatgatcCCTAAGGCTTAAAAGAGCCAATACATGCAGAAAACCCAGCTAGATCCATGGCAAGACTTTCCTTTCTCATACAGTCAGTGTTATGAGGAATCATGCGCATGTAGTTTGATTGGTTTCAACATACGGTATAAAAAAGCTGCATGGGGTCCTATTATAATGAAGATAGATGAGGCACACCAAAAACAGGACACAGCAAAATCCAAGGTAATAGCTGCTGGAGAGCTGCACTCCCTATTGGCTAAATAACACTGTATTCAATACTTTAATTACTAGCGTCGGCGCATCACTTGTTCCCGTGCAGctctccaaactcttccacaTTCTTCCGCCAAGTCTGTCACAAGTAACGCTTCTGCAGGTGTAGTAGGTCTATTTTATCAAAAAGTTTGGTCTCTCATGTCATctagaaaatcattaaggtgCTGATAAATTTTAAGTAGGCATGCTTGGGCTTTTGGCGGTCAGCCATCTTTATTAAATGGATCTCAACGTAAATCTTAAAGATAATCCACCACCGGACGTGTTTCAAATCTAAGACCAATTCTAAAGCCGATTCGGGAGTTTAAGATAAAAATTAGGACAAAAATTTGTCACAGACAAATTTCCATTTTTGTGAATCCCTCCCCTGACGCCGTAGTGtttacattccttctctcccaaaTGATGTGAATTATCAGTCTTTTCTTCACTAACCTTTACTTTCAACGCTTACAATTGATTAACGTTATTCATTATTGTCTTaggtgcatgagaatgtgtACGTGCAATGTAtatgatttatttcttttaatttgtttaATTGAAGCTTGTAGTCTACCCCAGGTTCTTTTTGTATAAAATTGTCTTGTGCTTTTGTTTATGCATCACTTCTTTTGGTAAagcattttttatctattattttatttgaggAACTAATTCTGcacattcatattttctcttgtcTCCTTTAAAGGTTGGTGTAACCTCTTCTCTATCTAAAAATTCCTTTCCTGAAAGACATCTATATCTACCTcacctttttctattattttaatTGACTCAAGGCTCTGTATAGCGTCAAGTATTGGCACTTAAGGACATTCCATATGCGTTCATGAACATAGGAAGCTATCAAACATTTCTTTAAAGACTAACTGTAGAGGAATAATAATGCCACATATGCAAACCCTTACGTACAGTAACATGGCTCCCCTAAACTGTGTAACAATTTACCTTAAatttaacaataatattaacttTAGATCCAGTATTGGGATACAATAATTACTTTGTTATACCTGGGCCGAATGTTCGAACGCTCGTAGCAGCTGGTACGTAGCAGCTCTAAGGTTACCGTAACCCTTCCTTAACTCGCCTAAGGAGTTATGTTTACGGTGTTCGGATCACCATCTTCGCTCGTAGTGGTAAGATTATTGAGGAGCACCCTTAAACTGGTCGTAGGGTTGTGTGCTGGACATTTCTCCACTATTCAGACCTTACATAGTACGTGTATGgtatcttgtttgtttatcattcttccatatatatatatatatatatatatatatatatatatatatatatatatatatatatatatatatatatatatatatatatatatatatatatatatatatatatatatatatatatatatatatatatatatatatatatatatatatatatatatatatatatatatatatatatatatatattttttttccaggtggGCAGCTTTGATTATTTATAACACTGGCGCCTCGGACATGAGGACATGAGAATGCATGTATTTGTTGATGTTTTCACAGCGAAACATCATTGGCTATCACTTTCAAATGCTAATGATACAATTCTGATTGAGCAAACTGCAGTGAGTTGTGTCCCCATCCTGGACAGTGGGACGGAACGAACCGAGGCTAACGGCCACATAATCGTGAGATAGGAGCATCCAGAAGGTCTTTTGAAAATACATTTTAGTGGTAATAGAAGCCCACGATAGAAAgtggcaggtgtgtgagggtgttTGAGATCTTAGTGGCGGAGAGCTATGATATTTTGAACATCCGGCCCCAAAACATCAGTGACTGGGAAATTATGTTACCTCTACAGTAATCCACTGAACGGAGAAGGGCACCTGTAGAAAATTGCAAATGGTAGGGATATAGTTAAGGGGACAGTGAATGTGGTAAGTGAGGGAAATTCAGCATGTGTTAAGATGTGGGTAAAGGTGGTGGGGAGGAGTTGGAGGTGGAGGTATGCTGTGGTGGGGGGCGGTGGTGGGGGACGTATAAATATAGAAAGTTGGTTCAGAGCGCGAGCTGGGCCACCTAGCCAaaaatacggagagagagagagagagagagagagagagagagagagagagagagagagagagagagagagagagaaaagataaattgatagaaaaattaataacaaaattgttttaagcgtgtgtgtgtgtgtgtgtgtgtgtgtgtgtgtgtgtgtgtgtgtgtgtgtgtgtgtgtgtgtgtgtgtgtgtgtgtgtgtgtgtgtgtgtgtgtgtgtgtgtgtgtgtgtgtgtgtgtgtgtgtgtgtgtgtgtgtgtgtgagagagagagagagagagttggaaggTGTAGGTGCAGGAATACTGGCATCTTCCGTGTTCAAAAATagtaggtgctctctctctctctctctctctctctctctctctctcacctgaaaaCAAATGTAACTGTCttttagaaataaataaattaaagaataaaacaaaaaatgccGACTTCTCTAGCTGAACtcgggaaaaaaatggaaataaaagaatgaacaagatgaagataaggataaaataaaacgaagataagaaggagagtTATTTAAGAATGCTGCGGTTGGGGAAAAGGTGCCAGCCATGTTGAAATTAGTGGATATTCCTTCTCAAATGTCCGTGGTTATGGTGCTGGGGTAGTTTTGCAAAGCGCGCCAGGAACACCGACCCCCTTGATAGTGGGCTGGGTTGGGCTAAGCTTGTTTGGTTGGGTTTGGCTTAGCTTGGTTAAGTTCTAATTGCTTTGGTTTTGGTTGgcttagattaagtttggttaggttaagttgtgtTAGATTCTGTTATGTTGttcagtttggttaggtttggttaggttaggttctgttAGGGTTAGttgtgttaagttaggttaggttaggttaggttaagttttctcgagttatgttaggttaggataggttgggttaggttagattagtagTTCACATTCAAATAACTTGTggccacctcttctctctctctctctctctctctctctctctctctctctctctctctctctctctctctctctcctttttctctctgtctctgtctgtctgtctgtctctctcttgtcaaTTAGTACTGCGTTACgtcacttttcccttcttcttcttcttcttcttcttcttcttcttcttcttcttcttcttcttcttcttcttcttcttcttcttcttcttcttcttctccttctccttctccttcttcttcttcttcttcttcttcttcttcttctccttctccttcttcttcttttcttcttcttcttcttcttctttattgatattttcctaCAGCTGCAGCTGCCTTGTTATGAGTGCGTTGATGAATATGTAGATATGTGCTATTCAATCTTGTTCGTTTACATGCATGTTTCTtttccataaacacacacacacacacacacacacacacacacacacacacacacacacacacacacacacacacacacacacacacacacacacacacacacacacacacacacacacatatatatatatatatatatatatatatatatatatatatatatatatatatatatatatatatatatatatacacacacacacacatacacatatatatatatatatatatatatatatatatatatatatatatatatatatatatatatatatatatatatatatatatatatatatatatatatatatatatatatatatatatatatatatatatatatatatatatatatatatatatatatatatatatatatatatatatatatatatatatatatatatatatatatatatatatatatatatatatatatatatatatatatatatatatatatatatatatatatatatatatatatatatatatatatatatatatatatatatatatatatatatatatatatatatatatatatatatatatatatatatatatatatatatatatatatatatatatatatatatatatatatatatatatatatatatatatatatatatatatacatatacacatatatatatatatatatatatatatatatatacatatatatatatatacacacatacacacacacacacacacacacacacacacacacacacacacacacacacacacacacacacacacacacacacacacacacacatatatacatatatatacacacacatatacatacatatatatatatacatatatatatatacatacatatatatatatatatatatatatatatatatatatatatatatatatatatatatatatatatatatatatatatatatatatatatatatatatatacatatatatatatatacatatatatatatacatatatatatatatatatatatacacatatatacacacacacacatacacatatatacacacacacacacacacatacacacacacacacacacacacacacacacacacacacacacacacacacacacacacacacacacacacacacacacacacacacacacacacacacacacacacacacacacacacacacacacacacacacacacacacacacacacacacacacacacacacacacacacacacacacacacacacacacacatatatatatatatatatatatatatatatatatatatatatatatatatatatatatatatatatatatatatatatatatatatatatatatatatatatatatatatat
Above is a window of Portunus trituberculatus isolate SZX2019 chromosome 43, ASM1759143v1, whole genome shotgun sequence DNA encoding:
- the LOC123518237 gene encoding cubilin-like isoform X2, producing the protein MYLKAAPILSLLAVMVAVMVVEGYPTFAKQDYPALNVDQYDLAMSVVINQITLLKLLNESSSSHVSRESWLQELQMMKNNAISEIQDLYSNAENQLQEKINEAINEFQTVNTRTPAVVQEQPDSGRANTLHNDADPWLCGVDTVVYGSSGSLAPTRVPPYLDRTFCSWEVRLPEGTKPEFSWEYFGIEDCASCSCDYVRIWDPAVPTGDKLCGFAPSAHHSMYKIENNIFRVVFYSDEGSNDIGFRLKYRAISS